Proteins from a genomic interval of Colletotrichum higginsianum IMI 349063 chromosome 6, whole genome shotgun sequence:
- a CDS encoding Pyridoxal-phosphate dependent enzyme encodes MADLSTCLPLTRASVVEAHKLVKPHVHYTPVLTNKTLTALASTPRAAEDLRGTKWEGRTPAKPVLRLWFKCENLQRIGAFKVRGAFHAVERLKKEPGWLESGGKEKGVVTHSSGNHAQALALAARESGIPAHIVMPDISPPNKIAATRGYGANVVFSGSTSVEREAVADRVIAETGARLVPPYDHPDIMLGQGTMGLELQEQVRDLIAAGHSAANPTFNSTGLPSSDGKSGAKGLDAIMTPCGGGGMLSGVALSCEGTGIRVFGAEPEFEGADDCKRGFEAGKRVESVKTLTIADGLRTPVGKHPWSVIYERRLVESMFSVSEEEIKAATKLVFERFKLVVEPSGAVPLAVALFNEDFRAMVEEEAGEAGWDLGLVFSGGNVAMEGLLKIFAA; translated from the exons ATGGCCGACCTATCAACCTGCCTGCCCTTGACTCGGGCATCGGTTGTGGAAGCCCACAAGCTCGTCAAGCCGCACGTCCACTACACCCCCGTCCTCACCAACAAGACCCTCACGGCGCTGGCGTCGACACCGCGGGCCGCGGAGGACCTCAGGGGCACCAAGTGGGAAGGGCGCACACCGGCGAAGCCCGTGCTCCGGTTGTGGTTCAAGTGCGAGAACCTGCAGCGCATTGGCGCATTCAAGGTCCGCGGCGCGTTCCATGCTGTCGAGAGGCTCAAGAAGGAGCCTGGGTGGctcgagagcggcggcaaggagaagggtGTCGTCACGCATAGCTCAG GAAATCATGCCCAGGctctcgccctcgcggccaGGGAAAGCGGTATTCCGGCACACATTGTGATGCCGGACATCTCCCCGCCCAACAAGATCGCCGCGACGCGCGGGTACGGCGCAAACGTGGTGTTCAGCGGCAGCACCTCGGTCGagcgcgaggccgtcgccgaccgcgtcatcgccgagacgggcgcccgcctcgtcccgCCCTACGATCACCCGGACATCATGCTGGGCCAGGGCACCATGGGCCTCGAGCTGCAGGAGCAGGTCCGCGATCTCATAGCCGCGGGTCATTCCGCTGCGAACCCAACGTTCAACTCGACCGGCCTGCCGTCGTCCGACGGCAAGTCGGGAGCGAAGGGCCTTGATGCCATCATGACgccttgcggcggcggcggcatgctcTCGGGCGTCGCGCTCAGCTGTGAGGGCACGGGGATCAGGGTGTTCGGCGCGGAGCCCGAgttcgagggcgccgacgactgCAAGCGCGGCTTCGAGGCCGGGAAGAGGGTAGAGAGCGTCAAGACACTCACGATCGCCGACGGATTACGGACGCCCGTGGGAAAACACCCGTGGAGCGTCATCTACGAGCGCCGGCTTGTAGAGAGCATGTTCAGCgtgtcggaggaggagatcaaggcggcgacgaagctGGTGTTTGAGCGGTTCAAGCTGGTGGTCGAGCCGAGCGGTGCCGTGCCGCTGGCGGTGGCACTGTTCAACGAGGACTTCAGGGCcatggtggaggaggaggcgggagagGCTGGGTGGGATCTGGGGTTGGTTttcagcggcggcaacgttGCCATGGAGGGGCTTCTGAAGATATTTGCTGCCTAA
- a CDS encoding F-box domain-containing protein gives MAPSGQLPRVRSSEASIEKGRAAYADQRFRVALEHFTLVAGNCPCSNPRGGSGGGGNAASGSSGADHQQRRRRERCTCRDFGEAAARHRRERGSVYAEATKECRCGAEKTWGRCHREGHVQALDYRAACFEKMGNLDKARKDAEWLLEIAPRRLEGYMRLGKIYRLEKKPEMAWAAWSAGIEVGQNEGLIRTAKYEQLRKIREPLHKHFCRRDPLDLPIELIEKIFSYFEFQELCRVSGVCKRWDQFLDTHPYIWREVHFPTLNPQKPPKVSFLKTLRRRTGGGARSLVVPNAHTFQLNESKWLSLIQTTNPQMTNRLEIGYIKRNLEGDWGYKLPPKPLFFQGVKELRFSFHEITRPEYRGRGGPQPFVRQFVERARENLEEILLFSMYLQDLGWPELPRLKVLQLTGPLNSPVNQLTPERRIDPFVLARATPNLEQLYMDNFGVFTGVESLSPPDDCWSLWTRLQVIKLGKACGALSMGDKRHFPPLHPSSFRVLDARAAHQGNHGDWLPQQLPLDYSGYPAAEGAADSSAPLVTYPNLERLWMPRLPLSVDLATVLLEPAIRSGRLRELGLCWRQDPGQFFPGALAWLRGAASVRTFGFFNFDFESHAALTRDPAHRGVDPIDLLFEFLEAFPNLEVLELHSELCEPRRIGAVIERVAQLGRLRRVYQRALTGVPMDQLRAFCEAHGVELVYGGWDDLFPVSLEPLGPVEPVEAMMSDMLALKEN, from the exons ATGGCGCCTTCGGGTCAGCTCCCCCGCGTGCGCTCTTCAGAGGCCTCGATCGAGAAAGGCCGCGCAGCCTACGCGGACCAGCGCTTCCGTGTCGCCCTCGAGCACTtcaccctcgtcgccgggaACTGCCCTTGCTCGAACCCCcgtggcggcagcggtggtGGAGGCAACGCAGCGTCCGGAAGCTCGGGCGCCGACCACCaacagcgccgccgtcgggaGCGATGCACGTGTCGCGActtcggcgaggccgccgcccggcaCCGCCGCGAGAGGGGCAGCGTCTACGCCGAGGCGACCAAGGAGTGCAGGTGcggcgccgagaagacgTGGGGCCGCTGTCACCGCGAGGGTCACGTCCAGGCGCTCGACTACCGTGCCGCGTGCTTCGAGAAGATGGGGAACCTGGACAAGGCGAGGAAGGATGCCGAGTGGCTGTTGGAGATTGCGCCGCGGAGGCTGGAG GGTTACATGAGGCTGGGGAAGATTTACAggctcgagaagaagcccgagaTGGCATGGGCCGCATGGAGTGCCGGCATCGAAGTCGGACAGAATGAGGGGCTGATCAGGACAGCCAAGTATGAG CAACTTCGAAAGATCCGGGAACCGCTGCATAAGCACTTTTGCCGGAGGGATCCTCTAGACCTACCAATTGAACTGATCGAGAAGATCTTTTCATATTTCGAATTCCAGGAACTATG CCGGGTATCGGGCGTCTGCAAACGATGGGACCAGTTCCTCGACACCCACCCCTACATCTGGCGCGAAGTCCACTTCCCGACCCTGAACCCCCAGAAGCCGCCCAAGGTGTCGTTCCTCAAGACGCTCCGAAGGcgcaccggcggcggcgcccgcaGCCTCGTCGTGCCCAACGCCCACACCTTCCAACTCAACGAGAGCAAGTGGCTGTCGCTCATCCAGACGACGAACCCGCAGATGACGAACCGCCTCGAGATCGGCTACATCAAGCGCAACCTCGAGGGTGACTGGGGGTACAAGctgccgccgaagccgctcTTCTTCCAGGGCGTCAAAGAGCTGCGCTTCAGCTTCCACGAGATCACCAGGCCTGAGtaccgcggccgcggcggcccaCAACCGTTCGTCAGGCAGTTTGTTGAGCGGGCGCGGGAGAACCTCGAGGAGATCCTGCTCTTCAGCATGTACCTGCAAGATCTGGGCTGGCCCGAGCTGCCCCGTCTGAAGGTCCTCCAGCTGACCGGGCCCCTCAACTCGCCGGTGAACCAGCTGACCCCTGAACGTCGAATCGATCCT TTCGTCCTCGCCCGGGCAACGCCGAACCTGGAACAGCTCTACATGGACAACTTTGGCGTCTTCACCGGCGTCGAGTCGCTGTCCCCGCCCGACGACTGCTGGTCCCTCTGGACGCGCCTGCAGGTGATCAAGCTCGGCAAGGCGTGCGGCGCGCTCTCCATGGGCGACAAACGCCACTTCCCGCCGCTGCACCCGTCGTCCTTCCGCGTTCTAGACGCCCGCGCCGCGCACCAGGGCAACCACGGCGACTGGCTCCCGCAGCAGCTGCCCCTCGACTACTCGGGCtacccggccgccgagggcgccgccgactcgtcggcgccccTCGTCACGTACCCCAACCTCGAGCGGCTGTGGATGCCGCGCCTGCCGCTcagcgtcgacctcgccaccGTGCTCCTCGAGCCCGCCATCCGCTCCGGGAGGCTGCGCGAGCTCGGCCTCTGCTGGCGCCAGGACCCGGGCCAGTTCTTCCCCGGCGCGCTGGCCTGGCTGCGCGGCGCCGCGTCGGTGCGCACGTTCGGCTTCTTCAACTTCGACTTCGAGTCGCACGCGGCGCTGACGCGCGACCCGGCGcaccgcggcgtcgacccgATTGACCTGCTCTTCGAGTTCCTCGAGGCCTTCCCGAAcctcgaggtgctcgagCTGCACTCGGAGCTGTGCGAGCCGCGccgcatcggcgccgtcatcgagcgCGTCGCGCAGCTGGGCCGGCTGAGGCGGGTCTACCAGCGCGCGCTGACGGGCGTGCCCATGGACCAGCTGCGGGCCTTTTGCGAGGCgcacggcgtcgagctggtGTACGGCGGCTGGGACGACCTGTTCCCCGTCTCGTTGGAGCCGCTGGGCCCTGTCGAGCCGGTCGAGGCCATGATGTCGGATATGTTGGCGTTGAAGGAGAACTAA
- a CDS encoding NIMA interactive protein — protein MADNDNLRTASLYINNQLLSRGLLRDGQTINFADPEDNPGGTEATMGKIMSIVNDLILRRDRDAENRENLSTTLRTVRAENLRYTNDISRLSEKNTEAQRKLDISEATENTLRTQLKSADAAVRGLKDEVARAKTLVAQTRASCATEVRRRDRQIDGLKKQLGDAGRPRGAAKSSAVTVISVVAGEGEEKVSPRRVGKAGASTDDSNYGLRSETNEFLTDLARNLSDENETLLALVRRTTKRLREMSGCDVRTSQGDGHAVALPTAEDVTFELDAILEHLRSILTNPSFAPIEEVEIREEEIARLRAGWVKMENRWQEAVHLIDGWRRRMVADGKSVNMEELKMGLRLSPVRVRDVEETQQGGVDMQELSCVQEECTADLEEYEGEDQEEEEEEEEEDQSMPDSPCPAPQRVESLHLVPAPDRHYAAPEEEECNEEDQQSDYESSIFEDANVEEVDVEEPNVQILQQSTAFLSSPPLPPPPQLSPLREMPSAGNRDARSRRERQGDHHMTAVEKHRTIRAVDTAAPKPPPHLVQLPRSPQKHSHPVDDRSRTTSAASIESSSTHNGAPLITPSGTPPPPDVNKTPTARKLPKPPRLVAAAAPAAPSPVVSAPKENLSPVKTVRTVSQESQESLTSQESCDMAPPAPAIQPNDTNKAATPHRTPLRRVPSRLPLPRPSDPPPQQSPLTMATIAAKLAASEREADAARVRAKLKAARGGALSKPTPATQQQQQPMPAPPPPETIVAMPAEPQHLNGSPARTTSEDQDLDPVKRDLPQDEDQEHAQPQPVKRKRDRRASKVASRRRSTLSPWEMESLISGQVAVPPSPSR, from the exons ATGGCGGACAACGACAATCTGCGTACGGCGTCGCTGTACATCAACAATCAGTTGCTCTCGCGAGGTCTCCTTCGCGATGGCCAGACAATCAACTTCGCCGATCCGGAGGACAACCCGGGCGGCACCGAGGCCACCATGGGCAAGATCATGAGCATTGTCAATGATTTGATCTTGCGCAGAGAC cgcgacgccgagaaccGCGAGAACCTCTCCACCACCCTGCGCACCGTCCGCGCCGAAAACCTCCGATACACGAACGACATATCACGCCTTTCGGAGAAGAACACCGAGGCCCAGCGGAAGCTCGACATCAGCGAGGCCACCGAGAACACATTACGAACCCAGCTCAAgtcggccgacgccgccgtccgcggTCTCAAGGACGAGGTGGCTCGCGCCAAGACCCTAGTGGCCCAGACCCGCGCCTCATGCGCGACCGAAGTCCGACGCCGCGACCGTCAGATTGACGGTTTGAAGAAGCaactcggcgacgccggtcGTCCCCGCGGCGCCGCAAAGAGCTCggccgtcaccgtcatcagcgttgtcgccggcgagggcgaggagaaggtgTCACCCAGACGCGTGGGTAAGGCCGGCGCGAGCACGGACGACTCCAACTACGGCCTTCGCAGCGAGACGAACGAGTTCCTGACGGATCTGGCGAGAAACCTGAGCGATGAAAACGAAAccctcctggccctggtcCGACGGACGACGAAACGCCTGCGCGAAATGAGCGGCTGCGATGTCCGGACAAGTCAAGGTGATGGGCATGCCGTCGCACTCCccaccgccgaggacgtgACTTTCGAGCTGGACGCCATTCTTGAGCATCTGCGCTCCATTCTGACGAACCCCTCGTTCGCCCCTatcgaggaggtcgagatcCGTGAGGAGGAGATTGCCCGCCTGCGCGCCGGCTGGGTCAAGATGGAGAACCGCTGGCAGGAGGCCGTCCACCTCATCGatggctggcggcggcgtatGGTTGCCGACGGCAAGTCTGTCAACAtggaggagctcaagatgGGTCTTCGACTGAGCCCCGTGCGCGTTCGCGATGTTGAGGAGACGCAACAGGGCGGAGTGGACATGCAGGAGCTTTCATGCGTCCAGGAAGAGTGTACTGCTGACCTTGAAGAGTACGAAGGAGAAGAccaggaagaggaggaggaggaggaagaagaggaccAGTCTATGCCCGACTCTCCCTGCCCCGCTCCGCAGAGAGTCGAGTCTCTGCATCTCGTTCCCGCTCCGGACCGACACTATGCGGCTCCCGAAGAGGAAGAATGCAACGAAGAGGACCAACAGAGCGACTATGAGTCGAGTATCTTTGAGGACGCCAACGTTGAAGAAGTCGACGTGGAGGAGCCCAATGTCCAGATCCTCCAACAGTCTACTGCTTTCCTGAGCTCTCCTCCTctgccgcctcctcctcagcTGAGCCCGCTCCGCGAAATGCCATCTGCCGGCAACCGCGATGCCCGGTCGAGGCGCGAGAGACAGGGAGACCATCACATGACGGCGGTCGAGAAGCATCGCaccatccgcgccgtcgacaccGCCGCTCCCAAGCCGCCGCCccatctcgtccagctccCGAGATCCCCGCAGAAGCATTCTCACCCAGTTGACGACCGCTCCCGCACTACTTCTGCTGCCTCGATCGAATCCAGCTCAACCCACAACGGCGCGCCCCTCATCACACCATCCGGAACCCCGCCACCGCCCGATGTGAACAAAACACCTACAGCTCGCAAGCTTCCAAAGCCGCCGCGTTtggtggcagcagcagctcctgcggcgccgtcgcccgtgGTATCCGCACCAAAGGAGAACCTGTCTCCAGTCAAGACTGTCCGCACAGTTTCCCAGGAGAGCCAGGAGAGCTTAACCAGCCAGGAAAGCTGCGACATGGCGCCTCCTGCGCCTGCCATACAGCCCAACGACACCAACAAAGCCGCGACACCGCACCGTACTCCTCTCCGTCGCGTCCCCTCCcgtctccccctccctcgtccaTCGGACCCGCCACCACAGCAGAGTCCCCTGACGATGGCCACCATCGCAGCCAAGCTTGCCGCCTCCGAGCGCGAAGCCGACGCAGCACGCGTCCGTgccaagctcaaggccgcccGCGGAGGCGCCCTCAGCAAACCCACGCCCGCgacccagcagcagcaacagccaatgccggcccctcccccgccagAGACCATCGTGGCGATGCCAGCAGAGCCGCAGCACCTCAACGGCTCGCCCGCGAGGACAACGTCGGAGGACCAAGACCTCGACCCCGTCAAGCGCGATCTCCCgcaggacgaggaccagGAACATGCGCAGCCGCAGCCCGTGAAGCGCAAGCGCGACAGGCGCGCGAGCAAAGTTGCGTCGCGGAGGCGGAGCACGCTCAGCCCGTGGGAGATGGAGAGTCTCATCTCGGGTCAAGTCGCTGTCCCACCATCGCCTTCGCGGTGA
- a CDS encoding tRNA (Uracil-o-)-methyltransferase, with protein sequence MAYNPTALGQSADPLIHDVSGEVWHPLWQQDCAFGPDVFEDVMMNLVKNPNINSSWLFRADILHDSDPTWIPSSPPLASDSPGEDAAAAQDVQLQQQRQQQRPVPVVFRDFHNDRVLVRRLIPRNTRRDDPLEQTCVFASCTPDATKTRSLVVYLPHASSPDDLPFYHPKVRGVAHLHEWDAARAVGTVSIHYLFYSETDFAVDKLVRTARMLLQALWKHGQGRVQGYTKRVHHDVVIPQARFQNRYAELKLKYAKDLVENWAETTDPSKHVFEDLGIAAFLIELWADMYKDQPFPGFVDIGCGNGLLVYLLIKEGYSGWGFDARARKSWAKYNSVQNGRDSLQALVLLPDIVSRPSYADGQGPVLDMAKVHNGAFPKGTFIVSNHADELTPWTPILATLSDSPFIMIPCCSHALGGQKYRPSPPRDKTKSQSTYASLVDWAAQIAEDCGWTVETEMLRIPSTRNTAMLGRTRTRDVEEVNVDGVLAKYGGTEGYFESAAKLTKSEKGH encoded by the coding sequence ATGGCATACAACCCAACGGCACTTGGGCAATCAGCGGATCCCCTCATCCATGATGTCTCGGGCGAGGTCTGGCACCCTCTGTGGCAGCAAGATTGCGCCTTCGGACCCGACGTCTTTGAGGATGTCATGATGAATCTGGTCAAGAACCCAAACATCAACTCGTCATGGCTCTTCCGTGCCGACATCCTTCATGATTCCGACCCAACCTGGAtaccctcctctcctccccttgCATCAGACTCACCCGGAgaagatgccgccgccgcacaagatgtgcagctgcagcagcagcggcagcagcagcggcctGTCCCTGTCGTGTTCAGGGATTTTCACAACGACCGTGTTCTCGTGCGTAGGCTGATCCCGCGCAACACTCGCCGGGACGATCCCTTGGAGCAGACGTGCGTCTTCGCCTCATGTACCCCAGATGCCACCAAGACCAGGTCCCTGGTCGTCTACCTCCCCCACGCTTCCTCCCCCGACGACCTCCCCTTCTACCACCCAAAGGTCCGGGGTGTCGCGCATCTTCACGAGTGGGACGCTGCGCGTGCCGTGGGGACCGTCTCCATCCACTACCTGTTCTACAGCGAGACAGacttcgccgtcgacaagctgGTGCGCACCGCCCGCATGCTGCTGCAGGCCCTCTGGAAGCACGGCCAGGGGCGCGTTCAAGGCTACACCAAGCGAGTGCACCATGACGTTGTCATCCCCCAGGCGCGCTTCCAGAACCGCTACGCAGAGCTCAAGCTCAAGTATGCGAAAGACTTGGTGGAGAACTGGGCCGAGACCACTGACCCTTCAAAACACGTCTTTGAGGATCTAGGCATCGCTGCTTTTCTGATCGAGCTCTGGGCAGACATGTACAAGGACCAGCCGTTCcccggcttcgtcgacatTGGCTGCGGCAATGGCCTCCTGGTCTATCTTTTGATTAAAGAGGGCTACTCCGGCTGGGGGTTCGACGCCAGAGCGAGAAAGTCCTGGGCCAAGTACAATTCCGTCCAGAACGGGCGGGATTCTCTCCAAGCGTTGGTCCTCCTCCCTGACATCGTCTCCAGGCCATCGtacgccgacggccagggGCCTGTTCTGGACATGGCAAAGGTGCACAACGGCGCATTCCCCAAGGGCACCTTCATCGTCTCGAACCACGCGGATGAGCTGACGCCGTGGACGCCCATCCTCGCGACGCTCTCTGATAGCCCCTTCATCATGATCCCCTGCTGTAGCCACGCGCTCGGCGGCCAAAAGTACCGACCCTCGCCCCCGCGAGACAAGACAAAGTCGCAGTCGACTTATGCCTCCCTGGTCGACTGGGCGGCGCAGATTGCCGAAGATTGCGGCTGGACCGTTGAGACGGAAATGCTGCGCATCCCGAGCACGCGAAACACGGCCATGCTGgggcggacgcggacgcgggatgtcgaggaggtcaaTGTAGACGGTGTCTTGGCCAAGTATGGCGGTACGGAGGGATACTTTGAAAGCGCAGCAAAGTTGACAAAGTCGGAAAAGGGGCACTAG
- a CDS encoding thiopurine S-methyltransferase yields the protein MANESNKLSTTFADAPLSDHGPKWSAFWEEKYTPWDRGGPSLALLDILTTRPDLVPPTPSPAEQKQSSREKPTALVPGCGKGHDALLLANLGYDVLALDFSPAAIAEAKENEKAIAAKLEAETEAPDEDLEVYAIRHPSGAEPGCVTWLSGDFFSDSWLEEWNRGKAFDLIFDYTFLCALPPTARSSWATRMATLLSPRGRLVCLEFPSGKPLSQPGPPWGLTPEIYLALLSRPGEPLEFSSSTQAGDAADVVVVPPFREDGLRRLELVKPTRTHRAGMNEDGTVRDWIHVWSH from the exons ATGGCAAACGAGTCAAACAAGCTCTCAACGACCTTTGCCGACGCACCACTCTCGGACCATGGCCCGAAATGGTCTGCCTTCTGGGAGGAAAAGTACACGCCCTGGGACCGCGGCGGCCCctctctcgccctccttgacaTCCTGACGACACGTCCTGATCTGGTTCCGCCCACCCCCTCTCCGGCAGAGCAGAAAcaatccagccgggaaaaGCCAACGGCACTCGTGCCGGGTTGTGGAAAGGGACacgacgccctcctcctggCTAATCTAGGCtacgacgtcctcgccctcgacttCTCCCCCGCCGCAATCGCTGAAGCGAAGGAAAACGAGAAGGCCATTGCAGCTAAGCTCGAAGCTGAGACGGAAGCGCCGGATGAAGACCTTGAGGTCTACGCCATCCGTCACCCCAGCGGGGCAGAGCCCGGCTGCGTGACGTGGCTATCGGGAGACTTCTTCTCCGACTCTTGGCTCGAAGAATGGAATCGCGGGAAGGCATTCGACCTCATCTTTGACTACACC TTCCTCTGCGCCCTCCCACCAACCGCACGCTCCTCCTGGGCCACTCGCATGGCCACCCTCCTCAGCccccgcggccgcctcgtctgCCTCGAGTTCCCCTCCGGCAAGCCCCTCTCCCAGCCCGGACCGCCGTGGGGGCTGACCCCCGAGATCTACCTCGCGCTGCTCTCCCGCCCCGGCGAGCCCCTCGagttctcctcctcgacgcaggccggcgacgccgccgacgtcgtcgtcgtcccgccCTTCCGCGAGGACGGCCTCAGGCGTCTGGAGCTTGTTAAGCCCACCAGGACGCACCGGGCGGGCATGAACGAGGACGGCACGGTGCGCGATTGGATCCACGTCTGGAGTCACTGA
- a CDS encoding Argininosuccinate synthase — translation MDDNFTHCSYEAGMLEDMWANTVSPLKAPDAPLDITIHFEKGLPVKVITPEQTSFDEPTSTSRVLFWMLEFASFLILETASLDHAQQRVNDEIRLHLYKGSVYVLGRISEEKLNSEEDASMDSLTNFDSSETSGFITIYALRLKKASTYRYGAQQTEAGIKF, via the exons ATGGACGACAACTTTACCCACTGCTCCTACGAG GCCGGCATGCTCGAGGACATGTGGGCCAATACCGTCTCGCCCCTCAAGGCTCCGGATGCCCCCTTGGACATCACCATTCACTTCGAAAAGGGCCTTCCCGTCAAGGTCATTACTCCTGAGCAGACTTCCTTCGACGAGCCCACATCAACCTCGAGGGTCTTGTTTTGGATGCTAGAGTTCGCGAGCTTC CTAATCCTCGAAACAGCGAGTCTCGACCATGCGCAGCAGCGG GTCAACGACGAGATCCGTCTCCACTTGTACAAGGGCAGCGTTTACGTCTTGGGCCGCATCTCTGAGGAGAAGCTCAATTCCGAGGAAGATGCCTCCATGGACTCTCTCACCAACTTCGATTCCTCTGAGACG TCTGGCTTCATCACCATCTACGCTCTCCGCCTCAAGAAGGCAAGCACATATCGC TATGGTGCTCAGCAGACCGAGGCTGGTATCAAGTTTTAG